In Megalobrama amblycephala isolate DHTTF-2021 linkage group LG10, ASM1881202v1, whole genome shotgun sequence, one DNA window encodes the following:
- the chata gene encoding choline O-acetyltransferase: protein MPVLKREQARDTGDPSGLPKLPVPPLQQTLDMYLKCMRHLIPEEQFRKTKAIVEKFGAPGGTGEILQKKLLERSNLKANWVYDYWLEDMYLSNRLALPVNSSPVMVFPKQNFRCQSDVLRFAAHLISGILEYKSLIDGRALPVDYARGQLAGTPLCMDQYNKVFTSYRLPGPKTDTLVAQKSTVMPEPEHIIVACKNQFFVLDVVINFRRLNEKDLYTQLERIRKMADNEEECLPPIGLLTSDGRTQWAEARSVLIKDSTNRDSLDMIERCLCLVCLDEPSGIELTDTNRASLMLHGGGMEKNGGNRWYDKPMQFVIGADGCCGVVCEHSPFEGIVLVQCSEYLLRYMRGSPSKLVRAASMSELPAPRRLRWKCSPDIQTLLTSSADKLQRLVKNLDMNVNKFTGYGKEFIKRQKMSPDAYVQVALQFAFYRCHGRLVPTYESASIRRFQEGRVDNIRSSTPEAFAFVKAMANSSKITDAEKMEMLWTAIKAQTNYTILAITGMAIDNHLLGLREIAKELKLEKPELFSDTTYTTSIQFILSTSQVPTTEEMFCCYGPVVPNGYGACYNPQTDHIIFCVSSFRDSAETSSDLFVKNLEGCLKEMQDLCQKCNTEAKPADSTERMEGTPKVMKNGSKS from the exons ATGCCGGTTTTGAAAAGGGAACAAGCAAGAGACACGGGAGATCCAAGT GGCCTTCCGAAGCTCCCAGTGCCCCCTTTGCAACAAACACTGGACATGTACCTGAAGTGCATGAGACACCTCATACCAGAGGAGCAGTTCAGAAAAACAAAGGCTATTGTAGAGAAATTTGGAGCACCTGGTGGAACGGGAGAAATTCTTCAGAAAAAGTTACTGGAGAGAAGCAATCTTAAGGCCAACTGG GTGTATGACTACTGGCTCGAAGACATGTATCTGAGCAACAGATTAGCACTACCTGTCAACTCCAGTCCTGTTATGGTCTTTCCTAAGCAGAACTTCAGGTGTCAAAGTGACGTCCTCAG ATTTGCTGCCCATCTCATTTCTGGCATATTAGAGTATAAATCTCTTATTGATGG ACGTGCCCTCCCTGTAGACTATGCTCGAGGGCAGCTGGCCGGGACACCCCTGTGTATGGATCAGTACAACAAGGTCTTCACCTCCTACCGTCTGCCAGGGCCAAAAACTGACACTTTAGTGGCTCAGAAGAGCACGGTTATGCCTGAGCCCGAACATATAATAGTGGCTTGTAAGAATCAG TTTTTTGTTCTCGACGTGGTGATAAACTTTCGTCGATTGAATGAAAAAGACCTTTACACTCAGCTGGAGCGAATCAGAAAGATGGCAGACAATGAAGAGGAGTGTCTGCCTCCTATCGGTCTGCTCACATCAGACGGCAGAACTCAGTGGGCCGAGGCTCGCAGCGTACTGATCAAAG ATTCTACCAACAGGGACTCTCTAGACATGATTGAACGCTGTCTGTGTCTGGTGTGTTTGGACGAGCCGTCTGGCATTGAACTGACTGATACTAACCGAGCTTCGCTGATGCTCCACGGAGGGGGCATGGAAAAAAACGGGGGCAACCGCTGGTACGACAAGCCCATGCAG TTTGTGATAGGTGCAGACGGATGCTGCGGCGTTGTATGTGAACACTCCCCTTTTGAGGGAATAGTGCTGGTGCAATGTTCAGAGTATCTACTGAGATACAT GAGAGGAAGCCCTTCTAAACTGGTGAGAGCAGCCAGCATGAGTGAGCTTCCTGCCCCCAGACGACTGCGCTGGAAATGCTCGCCAGATATCCAAACGCTCCTCACGTCCTCAGCAGATAAATTACAGAG ACTTGTGAAAAATCTGGACATGAATGTCAACAAATTCACTGGTTATGGCAAAGAGTTCATCAAGAGACAGAAAATGAGCCCAGATGCTTATGTTCAAGTTGCCCTCCAGTTTGCATTTTACAG ATGTCATGGACGTCTAGTGCCCACCTATGAAAGTGCATCAATACGCCGCTTTCAAGAGGGACGAGTTGACAACATTCGCTCTTCCACACCTGAGGCCTTTGCATTTGTGAAAGCTATGGCCAATAGCTCTAAaatcact GATGCTGAGAAAATGGAGATGCTTTGGACTGCCATTAAAGCCCAAACCAATTATACAATTCTA GCAATCACTGGGATGGCAATAGACAATCACTTGTTGGGGCTGCGAGAGATTGCCAAGGAGCTAAAACTCGAAAAGCCAGAGCTGTTTTCTGATACAACCTATACCACCAGCATCCAGTTCATTCTCTCTACAAGCCAG GTTCCTACCACTGAGGAGATGTTCTGCTGCTATGGTCCTGTTGTCCCTAACGGCTACGGAGCCTGTTACAATCCTCAGACGGACCACATCATCTTCTGTGTGTCAAGCTTCCGTGACAGTGCTGAGACCAGCTCAGATTTGTTTGTGAAGAATCTTGAGGGATGCCTGAAGGAAATGCAAGATCTATGCCAAAAATGCAACACTGAAGCTAAACCAGCTGATTCCACAGAAAGGATGGAGGGAACTCCCAAGGTAATGAAGAATGGAAGCAAGTCATAG
- the slc18a3a gene encoding probable vesicular acetylcholine transporter-A, translating to MATEESGGLAQTAAVKLSEMGERTKQLGTAMQDPERQRRIILVIVCVALLLDNMLYMVIVPIVPDYLARLESESEQAHVTSNSSFNSTQNENFDLQIGVLFASKAILQLIVNPLTGTFIDRVGYDIPLLIGLSIMFVSTCIFAFAENYATLFVARSLQGLGSAFADTSGIAMIADKYTEEAERSRALGIALAFISFGSLAAPPFGGVLYEFAGKRVPFIVLACICLADGILCLTVLKPFSSRTRENMPVGTPIYKLMIDPYIAVVAGALTTCNIPLAFLEPTIANWMEETMDSSQWEIGLTWLPAFFPHILGVYLTVKLAAQYPHLQWFYGALGMVIIGASSCVVPACKNFEQLIIPLCGICFGIALVDTALLPTLAFLVDIRHVSVYGSVYAIADISYCVAYALGPIVAGKIVHDLGFVQLNLGMGLANVLYAPALLFLRNVCLMKPSHSERNMLLDEGATGLYDTIRMEERQRKKHGYSSSGNCVPIDENGKFAGQSKSFSEEETSEPEYI from the coding sequence ATGGCTACGGAGGAATCGGGTGGCTTGGCGCAAACCGCCGCCGTTAAACTATCAGAGATGGGGGAAAGAACTAAACAGTTAGGAACTGCGATGCAGGACCCCGAGCGACAAAGAAGGATTATTCTAGTCATTGTATGTGTGGCACTTCTGCTAGACAATATGCTTTACATGGTCATCGTGCCAATTGTGCCAGATTATTTAGCGCGCTTAGAAAGCGAATCAGAGCAGGCGCACGTAACGAGTAATTCTTCATTCAACAGCACGCAAAACGAGAACTTTGACTTGCAGATCGGCGTGCTTTTCGCCTCGAAAGCCATTCTGCAGCTCATTGTCAATCCTTTGACCGGAACTTTCATAGACCGAGTCGGCTATGACATCCCACTTTTAATTGGACTCAGTATCATGTTTGTCTCAACGTGCATTTTTGCCTTCGCAGAGAACTACGCGACTCTGTTCGTCGCGCGCAGCCTGCAAGGGCTCGGCTCGGCGTTCGCAGACACTTCAGGAATTGCCATGATCGCAGACAAGTACACGGAGGAGGCAGAGAGAAGTCGCGCGCTGGGCATTGCCCTCGCGTTCATCTCGTTCGGAAGCCTGGCGGCGCCCCCGTTCGGAGGGGTTCTCTACGAGTTCGCGGGCAAGCGCGTCCCGTTCATTGTGCTCGCCTGTATATGTTTGGCAGATGGTATACTATGTCTGACTGTCCTCAAGCCCTTTTCCAGTAGGACTAGAGAGAATATGCCGGTTGGCACCCCAATTTACAAACTAATGATTGATCCCTACATAGCGGTCGTGGCAGGAGCTCTGACCACATGTAACATCCCCCTTGCTTTTCTGGAGCCCACCATCGCTAACTGGATGGAGGAGACCATGGATTCGTCTCAGTGGGAGATTGGGCTCACCTGGCTACCTGCCTTTTTCCCTCACATATTAGGTGTTTATCTCACTGTCAAGCTGGCAGCACAGTATCCACACTTGCAGTGGTTTTACGGGGCACTGGGCATGGTTATCATTGGCGCCAGCTCTTGTGTTGTGCCGGCTTGCAAAAACTTTGAGCAGCTGATAATCCCCCTGTGTGGCATTTGTTTCGGTATTGCACTGGTAGACACAGCTTTATTACCCACACTCGCTTTTCTCGTAGACATCCGTCACGTGTCTGTGTATGGTAGCGTATACGCTATTGCAGACATCTCCTACTGCGTTGCCTACGCGCTGGGCCCCATCGTGGCCGGTAAAATAGTGCACGATTTAGGTTTTGTGCAACTTAATCTGGGCATGGGTCTGGCGAACGTACTTTACGCACCAGCCCTGCTCTTCCTGCGCAACGTGTGCTTAATGAAACCATCTCACTCTGAGAGAAACATGTTACTGGATGAGGGAGCCACAGGTCTGTACGACACGATCAGAATGGAGGAACGCCAAAGAAAGAAGCACGGCTACAGTTCATCCGGTAACTGTGTGCCCATCGACGAGAACGGGAAATTTGCTGGACAATCAAAGTCATTCTCTGAAGAAGAGACGTCTGAGCCAGAATACATATAG